In one window of Hymenobacter nivis DNA:
- a CDS encoding MGH1-like glycoside hydrolase domain-containing protein yields MGPPLAPGAPVKIRLDLRPVLAAFQKDGFYTNFKGEKIYKQDLKHVLVAGDVAPLSWGFDNLVNKPELELHDPNSDGIYETTLVMNAPEAAKTTAQEWCQILKTDDFPQYSSDYQLADALYNLALGEARRAVEPDSTFRTGKEWAGVWTRDISYSIILAQATLQPRLAMKSLLRKVSPQGRIIQETGTGGAYPCSTDRLIWAVAAWEVYKVTGDEAWLRKVCPIVQQSVADDVQNAYNPGTGLVRGESSFLDWREQTYPRWMQPADIYQSENLSTNAVHCQANVVLAAMARQLGHPEVAAAHERLANQIRHGVNQYRWLEKVGYYGYYGQYRYGLRVR; encoded by the coding sequence ATGGGGCCCCCGCTGGCCCCGGGCGCGCCGGTGAAGATTCGGCTCGACCTGCGGCCCGTGCTGGCGGCGTTTCAGAAGGACGGGTTTTACACCAATTTCAAGGGCGAAAAGATTTATAAGCAGGACCTGAAGCACGTGCTGGTGGCCGGCGACGTGGCCCCGCTGAGCTGGGGTTTTGACAACCTGGTGAACAAGCCGGAGCTGGAATTGCACGACCCCAACAGCGACGGCATTTACGAAACCACGCTGGTAATGAACGCGCCCGAGGCCGCTAAAACTACGGCCCAGGAGTGGTGCCAGATCCTTAAAACGGACGATTTCCCGCAGTATTCCTCCGACTACCAGCTGGCCGATGCCCTCTACAACCTGGCCCTGGGGGAGGCCCGCCGCGCAGTGGAGCCCGACAGCACTTTCCGCACCGGTAAGGAGTGGGCGGGCGTGTGGACGCGCGACATCAGCTACTCCATCATTCTGGCGCAGGCCACGTTGCAGCCCCGCTTGGCCATGAAAAGCCTGCTCCGCAAGGTGTCTCCCCAGGGCCGCATCATCCAGGAGACGGGCACCGGCGGAGCCTACCCGTGCTCGACGGACCGCCTGATTTGGGCCGTGGCCGCCTGGGAAGTCTACAAGGTGACCGGCGATGAGGCCTGGCTGCGCAAGGTGTGCCCCATTGTGCAGCAGTCGGTTGCCGACGACGTGCAGAACGCCTACAACCCCGGAACCGGCCTGGTGCGCGGCGAGTCGTCGTTTCTGGACTGGCGCGAGCAAACCTACCCGCGCTGGATGCAGCCAGCCGACATTTACCAGAGTGAGAACCTGAGCACCAACGCCGTGCACTGCCAGGCCAACGTGGTGTTGGCCGCCATGGCCCGCCAGCTCGGCCACCCCGAGGTGGCCGCCGCCCACGAGCGCCTGGCCAACCAAATCCGCCACGGCGTGAACCAGTACCGGTGGCTCGAAAAGGTCGGCTACTACGGCTACTACGGCCAGTACCGCTACGGGCTGCGTGTTCGGTAG